One genomic window of Microtus ochrogaster isolate Prairie Vole_2 chromosome 21, MicOch1.0, whole genome shotgun sequence includes the following:
- the LOC101980804 gene encoding histone H2B type 2-F, translating into MPDPAKSAPAPKKGSKKAVTKVQKKDGKKRKRSRKESYSVYVYKVLKQVHPDTGISSKAMGIMNSFVNDIFERIAGEASRLAHYNKRSTITSREIQTAVRLLLPGELAKHAVSEGTKAVTKYTSSK; encoded by the coding sequence ATGCCGGACCCGGCCAAATCCGCTCCTGCTCCAAAGAAGGGCTCGAAAAAAGCTGTCACAAAAGTCCAGAAGAAAGACGGCAAGAAGCGCAAGCGCAGCCGCAAGGAGAGCTACTCTGTCTACGTGTACAAGGTGCTGAAGCAAGTGCATCCGGACACGGGCATTTCGTCCAAAGCCATGGGCATCATGAACTCCTTCGTGAACGACATCTTCGAGCGCATCGCTGGCGAGGCTTCCCGCTTGGCGCATTACAACAAGCGTTCGACCATCACTTCCCGGGAGATCCAGACGGCCGTGCGCCTGCTGCTGCCGGGGGAGTTGGCTAAACACGCCGTGTCGGAGGGCACCAAGGCCGTCACCAAGTACACCAGCTCCAAGTGA